A window from Oncorhynchus mykiss isolate Arlee chromosome 9, USDA_OmykA_1.1, whole genome shotgun sequence encodes these proteins:
- the adtrp1 gene encoding androgen dependent TFPI regulating protein 1 isoform X2 — protein MKSGWSVECALRVLQTVFFGLVVLIDIIHLILPSKSLKCGVPLLLVKLRDTIFTILAFPIGTFVFLSFWSIYHYDREMVYPKFLDDIIPSWLNHALHTIILPLALLQMYIQPHRYGSKMRGILGLAFFSAVYLGWVLWVHHAAGIWVYPIMERLSPVGLVIFLGVACITLAPLYLLGEKLNHKIWRSTAGSAGPQKKKKK, from the exons ATGAAGAGCGGTTGGAGCGTGGAATGTGCATTGAGG GTTTTGCAGACCGTATTCTTCGGACTCGTTGTTTTGATTGACATCATCCACCTGATATTGCCATCCAAAAGTTTGAAGTGTGGTGTACCGCTCCTCCTAGTGAAATTAAGAGACACCATTTTCACTATTTTGGCGTTTCCTATTGGGACA TTTGTGTTCTTGTCCTTCTGGTCGATATATCACTATGACAGAGAGATGGTCTATCCTAAGTTTCTAGATGACATTATTCCTAGCTGGCTGAACCATGCTCTG CACACTATCATCCTGCCCCTGGCTCTGCTGCAGATGTATATTCAGCCTCATCGATATGGCAGCAAGATGAGAGGCATCCTAGGTCTGGCCTTCTTTTCTGCTGTATATCTGGGATG GGTTCTGTGGGTGCACCATGCGGCTGGTATCTGGGTCTACCCCATCATGGAGCGCCTGAGTCCCGTGGGCCTGGTTATATTCCTGGGGGTGGCTTGCATCACCCTGGCCCCCCTCTACCTGCTGGGGGAGAAACTCAACCACAAAATCTGGAGGAGCACTGCGGGATCTGCAG
- the adtrp1 gene encoding androgen dependent TFPI regulating protein 1 isoform X1: MATTMSWASYLLIHLVIFSWYVFTLSANCSLKSTEIHPGARTFGGRWKYLTFLNLVLQTVFFGLVVLIDIIHLILPSKSLKCGVPLLLVKLRDTIFTILAFPIGTFVFLSFWSIYHYDREMVYPKFLDDIIPSWLNHALHTIILPLALLQMYIQPHRYGSKMRGILGLAFFSAVYLGWVLWVHHAAGIWVYPIMERLSPVGLVIFLGVACITLAPLYLLGEKLNHKIWRSTAGSAGPQKKKKK, encoded by the exons ATGGCTACGACTATGTCATGGGCATCATATCTCCTTATTCATTTAGTAATATTTTCATGGTATGTCTTTACGTTATCGGCGAATTGCTCATTGAAAAGCACAGAGATACATCCAGGAGCCAGAACATTTGGAGGCCGCTGGAAATATCTGACTTTCCTCAATCTG GTTTTGCAGACCGTATTCTTCGGACTCGTTGTTTTGATTGACATCATCCACCTGATATTGCCATCCAAAAGTTTGAAGTGTGGTGTACCGCTCCTCCTAGTGAAATTAAGAGACACCATTTTCACTATTTTGGCGTTTCCTATTGGGACA TTTGTGTTCTTGTCCTTCTGGTCGATATATCACTATGACAGAGAGATGGTCTATCCTAAGTTTCTAGATGACATTATTCCTAGCTGGCTGAACCATGCTCTG CACACTATCATCCTGCCCCTGGCTCTGCTGCAGATGTATATTCAGCCTCATCGATATGGCAGCAAGATGAGAGGCATCCTAGGTCTGGCCTTCTTTTCTGCTGTATATCTGGGATG GGTTCTGTGGGTGCACCATGCGGCTGGTATCTGGGTCTACCCCATCATGGAGCGCCTGAGTCCCGTGGGCCTGGTTATATTCCTGGGGGTGGCTTGCATCACCCTGGCCCCCCTCTACCTGCTGGGGGAGAAACTCAACCACAAAATCTGGAGGAGCACTGCGGGATCTGCAG